The following is a genomic window from Oncorhynchus kisutch isolate 150728-3 linkage group LG6, Okis_V2, whole genome shotgun sequence.
GAAAGTTAAACCTTTGGATGACAAAGTTGACCTTAAAGAGTGGAAGGATTCTTGGAAGATGTCCAGGCCTTTACCCAAGCAGCACACAGAAAACAGGGGCATTACAGAAAAAGTAAAGGCTTTCAGAGAGTGGCAGAATCGCTTGGCAATCAGCAGAAATAGAACATCTACGGCAGTGGAGAAGAAAGGAAAGAGCAGGGACATGTCTAACTTCAGGTCTAAAGTGGCACCTCCATCAACTATACAGAAATCTGAGCCACCAACTCATGAGAAAAAACATGAACCACTCCTTCAGCTGAGGAAGGAGAGCTCTGAGGAAAATAAGCCCTCCGCACCCAAGAGCGCAAAGCCCCCAGCCCCACAACCCAAGGAGAAGAAGCTGCTTGCCATAAAACCGTCACCTCCTCAGGATGACACAGTAAATCTTCCATGGTGGAAGAAAGTTTGTAGGACGTCCAAGCCTTCACTCAAGCAGCACACAGAGAATCAGATGATTGCAGAAACTGTTAAGACAGGGACGGGCGATGACATGTCTGACTCCAGAAAAATTGTGATGAGCCTTGACAATGATGCTGACATTGAAGCAGCACATTTGGAGACCAGGTTGGGGGACCAGGTTTGGAGGCCAAGTTTGGAGGCCAGGTTTGGAGTCCATGCTAAGGTGGTACCtccacccacaccacccacaaAGACACGTGAACCACCCAAGAAATCGCAATTTGATGCCCCCCAAAAAACTCAGGCTTCATCGGACATACTTGATGTCAATAAATGGTCAGAAGCCTGGAGGACTCAACCACTGTTGTTGAACATTAAAGAACAAGTATCTCTGGAGGCTTGGGAGCAGGAATGGCCAGAGTTCACAGAGGAACAAAGTGATAAACGACTGAATGCTAAGCCTTTGGATGACAATGTAAATCTTACAGAATGGGGGGATGCTTGGAAGACGCCCAAACCTTTAGCCAAGCAGCACACTGAGGACTTGACGGTTACAGAGACAGTAAAGCCCAAAGCCTTGACAGGTTGGAGAGAGGCAAGGAGGCTCTCTGGTGACAGTGTTCAAGATAATCCTCCAAGTCTGAAGGATTGGCGTGACTCGTGGAGTTTCTGCCAAGAACATCGCTGGTGGAAGGTTTCTATGGACTCCCAGATGTCAAAACAACTTTTTTCCCATCTAAGGAAAAGGGGTGGAGggctttttttgttttgttttttgtttttgtttctttgttttctTGGACACAATACGGACTGGGGACAATAGGACTTAATTACCATGACAGCCATGAAGCAAgcaaacaaataaacaacacaacacatttagGTTAAGACATGAAAACGATGACAACCATGCATTATAACCTAATTAACTTAAAGTAACTTTTTAAAGACCAAACTCGAAGAAAACTGTTAACAGTATGTGATGGGACATgcgaggaaaggaaaggagaggaaagtaaaGGGAAGGAAAATAAGGCTGGTAAAAAGCAAGATGTTATGGCAAGGATTTTGTAAAGTGTATGTATGCAGATGGGATAGGCTGGGGGAGATTGTGGGCTGAGGGCCCTTGGGTAATGTTTTTGTCAGCAGATAAACTTTAGAAAAtatggtggataaatgaagaaGTCTTATTCAGGCCATTTACCATTGAAGAAAATGGTCACAGTTCCGGTCTACTTATTAAGGAGTGGCTCTCGGGTCTGGTAAAATTAGTTAATTGACTGTACTGTATATGAACCAGAAAAAATGAAGGAGTGAGATGTTTCgcttcctcctccgtctctgaCTGTAGGCAGTTCCTACTCCCATCATGACCCAAACTGACAGAGCTGCACTAGTTGACTTCAAGAAACCTGAAGAAGCTTCCTTTTCAGATATGTAGTGTTTGATATTAGCAAATGTGGGACACCTTTTAATTTTAAGTGGGCAAGGATGTGACAGGGTATAGCTGATATTGTTGAGTTAATTAACATAGTCATGTTACATGCCTCCTATTGGTCTGTTCGAACTGATTCTTTGTGTTTTGTCTTAATTGATTGCAGGTGTGACTGCGGAGCATGCGTCTCCTCCTGTTATCTTAAAATGGCTGCATTTCCTGCCAACCAGGAAGAGGAAAAAAGAGCCGCTGCTACCTCCAAGTCCCCAGACTAGCTCTAGCCTATGGACTGAACTCCCAAT
Proteins encoded in this region:
- the LOC109892381 gene encoding hepatoma-derived growth factor-related protein 2; the protein is MMSSDRDKRAVFGKGIAFDPCQLRDPWENRAQKISEKGQQEKEGQENSDLNRLIKERHIRLMALEKKGKGRNMVYCPLLKRFKLDPPLDAAPPPPPPPPTPKKSPRRVKIEIPKPVEKKPTPPKPSPPPLPKVILSYKDLQRRSEGKWWRGIRDRELPNGPSEWSKPFKCRPLQFSRILYDQTMSWQRGWQTFSREKSNKLLKVKPLDDKVDLKEWKDSWKMSRPLPKQHTENRGITEKVKAFREWQNRLAISRNRTSTAVEKKGKSRDMSNFRSKVAPPSTIQKSEPPTHEKKHEPLLQLRKESSEENKPSAPKSAKPPAPQPKEKKLLAIKPSPPQDDTVNLPWWKKVCRTSKPSLKQHTENQMIAETVKTGTGDDMSDSRKIVMSLDNDADIEAAHLETRLGDQVWRPSLEARFGVHAKVVPPPTPPTKTREPPKKSQFDAPQKTQASSDILDVNKWSEAWRTQPLLLNIKEQVSLEAWEQEWPEFTEEQSDKRLNAKPLDDNVNLTEWGDAWKTPKPLAKQHTEDLTVTETVKPKALTGWREARRLSGDSVQDNPPSLKDWRDSWSFCQEHRWWKVSMDSQMSKQLFSHLRKRGGGLFLFCFLFLFLCFLGHNTDWGQ